In Bacteroidales bacterium, one DNA window encodes the following:
- a CDS encoding DUF3108 domain-containing protein — protein sequence MIIPIKSKKHIYLLCALILNFTGISAQQKKSFTTGELLKYQVHYGFIRGGEAILSVREGTYEGKSVNSLYLNGKSVGLASSLYLVDDTYESFTDKETNWPYKSIRNIHENRYKHYSTQVFDHWSRKDSSICNSSITGKVVVVKGCQDILSSFYYLRTLMLDKKPTLDELFIVNTYFTDEKYPLVIRFKGFEKIKTKFGTIDCMKFMPEVLTGRVFKSKDDMAIWFSNDSNFIPIRIKFDIFIGSVYCDLIEYSGILYPLKLE from the coding sequence ATGATTATACCTATTAAGTCAAAAAAACACATCTATTTGCTTTGTGCTCTTATCCTTAATTTCACGGGGATATCTGCTCAACAGAAAAAATCTTTTACCACGGGTGAACTTTTAAAATATCAGGTTCATTATGGTTTTATTCGGGGAGGAGAAGCCATTCTTTCAGTTAGAGAAGGCACCTATGAGGGGAAGTCGGTTAATAGTCTTTACTTAAATGGCAAATCGGTTGGCCTTGCAAGTTCTCTATATCTTGTCGATGACACCTATGAAAGTTTTACTGATAAAGAAACCAACTGGCCCTATAAATCAATCCGAAATATACATGAAAATAGATATAAGCACTATAGTACACAGGTATTCGATCATTGGTCAAGAAAGGATTCTTCAATCTGTAATAGTTCAATAACAGGAAAAGTTGTTGTCGTCAAAGGATGTCAGGATATACTATCATCATTCTACTACTTACGTACTCTAATGCTTGATAAGAAACCAACCCTTGATGAACTTTTTATTGTTAACACATACTTTACCGATGAAAAATATCCACTGGTAATTCGTTTTAAAGGCTTTGAAAAGATAAAAACCAAATTTGGCACTATTGATTGTATGAAGTTTATGCCTGAAGTACTCACCGGAAGGGTGTTTAAATCTAAGGATGATATGGCAATATGGTTCTCAAACGACTCAAACTTTATCCCCATAAGAATTAAGTTTGATATATTTATAGGTTCAGTGTATTGCGATTTGATAGAATATTCCGGTATTCTCTACCCATTAAAATTAGAATAA
- the tsaB gene encoding tRNA (adenosine(37)-N6)-threonylcarbamoyltransferase complex dimerization subunit type 1 TsaB — translation MCSFLLIESGANVCSVAITIDKRIVGLKESTDEKAHATQLTVFIGQLIKETGISIAQLDAIVISKGPGSYTGLRIGVSAAKGICYAAEKPLISICSLNSMSSGAFFLYPSIIEKNKIDLLCPMIDARRMEVYTALYDKSCSQIKDIEALIVYTTTFNNYLETNKILFFGNGASKCKSVINHPNAFFVDDFSPSAQFMVPLALEAFEKKTFEDVAYFEPYYLKDFIATRSHKNIFVGLQ, via the coding sequence ATGTGTAGTTTCCTTTTAATTGAATCGGGTGCAAATGTTTGTTCAGTAGCCATTACTATTGATAAGAGGATTGTTGGGTTAAAAGAAAGCACTGATGAAAAAGCCCATGCAACCCAACTAACAGTTTTTATCGGTCAACTAATTAAGGAAACAGGTATTAGTATCGCTCAGCTAGATGCAATAGTAATAAGTAAAGGGCCAGGCTCATACACTGGCTTAAGAATTGGTGTTTCGGCGGCAAAAGGCATTTGTTATGCCGCAGAAAAACCTTTAATATCGATTTGTAGTCTTAATTCGATGTCATCTGGGGCATTCTTTTTATACCCTTCAATTATTGAAAAAAACAAAATCGATCTCCTTTGTCCGATGATAGATGCCCGTAGAATGGAGGTCTATACCGCACTATACGATAAATCTTGCTCTCAAATCAAGGACATAGAAGCATTAATTGTCTATACAACAACATTCAACAATTATTTAGAAACAAATAAAATTTTATTCTTTGGCAACGGGGCATCAAAGTGCAAATCGGTGATTAACCATCCGAATGCTTTTTTTGTTGATGATTTTTCACCCTCGGCACAATTTATGGTTCCACTAGCCTTGGAGGCTTTTGAAAAAAAAACATTCGAAGATGTTGCCTATTTTGAACCATACTACCTTAAAGACTTTATAGCAACTCGATCTCATAAAAATATTTTTGTCGGATTGCAATAA
- a CDS encoding O-antigen ligase family protein, with translation MNHPVFWAILLYLGWIFICIIPSEMPLVSMKYLLVRLWFIGVFFYLGYILFKSELRYFKIFLWCFILGLLVVVTISLIKHIGLGIFNEKAAHGTSAPFFIDHTSYGAAIAIILPFLVSLIVISKKIGRKIVLSGLTLFFTVALIFSYSRAAWLSVAVAIAVWVVWYIRIRFSILIAGFIVVVSLLISFQLEIGQWLSSNTTDSSGNLKEHLNSAINVSTDASNLERINRWSCATRMFSERPFFGWGPGTYMFYYAPFQRSYQKTIISTNFGTGGNAHSEYLGLLADSGVIAMLGYILILIFVFYRGFTLTRKIEDRNIRILLIGALLGIVTYAIHGFLNDFLDSDKIAAPFWGFIAFIVAMDIRFRNQTL, from the coding sequence ATGAATCATCCTGTTTTTTGGGCTATACTACTATACCTAGGTTGGATTTTTATTTGCATTATTCCTAGCGAAATGCCTTTGGTTTCTATGAAGTACTTGTTAGTTAGATTATGGTTTATAGGCGTTTTTTTCTACCTAGGATATATTCTTTTTAAATCGGAATTAAGGTATTTTAAAATTTTTCTATGGTGTTTTATTTTAGGTCTACTGGTTGTTGTTACTATTTCCCTAATTAAACACATAGGGCTTGGTATTTTTAACGAGAAAGCCGCTCATGGAACTAGTGCTCCGTTCTTCATCGATCACACCTCATATGGTGCTGCAATAGCTATAATCCTGCCTTTTTTAGTTAGTTTAATTGTTATCTCTAAGAAAATAGGTCGAAAGATAGTTTTATCGGGTTTGACCCTCTTTTTTACTGTAGCATTAATTTTTTCATACTCAAGAGCTGCTTGGCTTAGTGTGGCTGTGGCAATTGCGGTATGGGTTGTTTGGTATATAAGAATTAGGTTTTCAATACTGATTGCGGGATTTATAGTCGTTGTTAGTTTGTTAATCTCGTTTCAGCTTGAGATTGGTCAATGGTTAAGCAGTAATACCACAGATTCTAGTGGAAATTTAAAAGAACACTTGAACTCAGCAATAAATGTCTCTACCGATGCTTCCAATTTAGAAAGGATAAATCGGTGGAGTTGTGCAACTAGAATGTTTAGCGAAAGACCATTTTTTGGATGGGGTCCAGGAACTTACATGTTTTACTATGCCCCATTTCAGCGTTCATACCAAAAAACAATAATCAGCACAAATTTTGGTACTGGTGGAAATGCACATAGCGAATACCTTGGATTACTTGCTGATTCAGGTGTTATTGCAATGTTAGGCTATATTCTAATTTTGATTTTTGTATTCTACCGTGGATTTACATTAACCAGAAAAATTGAAGATAGAAATATTCGAATTTTATTAATCGGGGCATTATTAGGAATTGTTACCTATGCAATTCATGGTTTCTTGAATGATTTTCTTGATAGCGATAAAATTGCTGCTCCCTTTTGGGGATTTATTGCCTTTATTGTAGCAATGGATATTCGGTTTAGGAACCAAACTCTTTAG
- a CDS encoding SpoIIE family protein phosphatase, whose protein sequence is MSLTSSSKRLKQSTFKLNALLTMAQAISADLKTENLLQRFGTILNDDLGIDRVLFYKKEETWELLLKTNCPDSVIENIDVERDLISFNEITIISTIESSVLQELDIIIPVIQNNTPLAFILIGDTNDLEKGVSASIRHLNFVQTLSIIIFVAIENLRLFYKSLEQEAIRKELELASKMQNMLIPSPENLPKFEKLKITTYYNPHYEVGGDYYDVIELSPGEIGFCIADVSGKGISAALLMSNFQANLRALFTHEIQLTKLAEKLNERVMATAKGEKFITIFIGRFNLQKRHLEYINAGHNPPLLYNKFSKQINQLTSGCVGLGMLDEIPIMNVGSILINQPSKLICFTDGLVEFLSENKVENGTKAIEINISNTSSLDDNIKFIVEAQEQDSGNNNIVLFDDISILGFEFL, encoded by the coding sequence ATGTCACTAACCTCGTCATCAAAAAGACTTAAGCAGAGTACGTTTAAATTGAATGCTCTTTTAACGATGGCGCAGGCTATTAGTGCAGATTTAAAAACCGAAAATTTACTCCAACGGTTTGGCACTATTCTAAACGATGATCTTGGGATTGATCGAGTTCTTTTCTATAAAAAGGAGGAAACATGGGAGTTGTTACTTAAAACGAACTGTCCAGATTCAGTTATTGAGAATATTGATGTTGAGCGAGATCTTATCTCCTTTAACGAAATTACTATTATTAGCACTATTGAGAGTTCAGTATTACAAGAACTTGATATCATCATTCCTGTAATTCAGAATAACACTCCTTTAGCTTTTATTTTAATTGGTGATACAAATGATTTAGAAAAAGGGGTGAGTGCATCAATTAGGCATCTAAATTTTGTACAAACACTTTCAATTATCATATTTGTTGCAATTGAAAATCTCCGCCTATTTTATAAAAGCCTTGAACAGGAGGCCATTAGAAAAGAGTTAGAACTTGCATCGAAGATGCAAAACATGCTAATACCCAGTCCCGAGAATTTACCAAAATTCGAAAAACTCAAAATTACTACATACTATAACCCACACTACGAGGTAGGTGGAGATTATTATGATGTTATTGAACTTAGTCCAGGGGAGATAGGTTTTTGTATTGCTGACGTATCTGGCAAAGGTATTTCAGCTGCACTATTAATGTCGAATTTTCAAGCCAACCTTAGAGCTCTTTTTACACACGAAATTCAACTTACAAAACTTGCCGAAAAACTTAATGAAAGAGTTATGGCAACGGCTAAGGGAGAAAAATTTATTACGATCTTTATTGGTCGATTTAATCTCCAAAAACGCCATCTCGAATACATCAATGCAGGACATAACCCTCCCCTTCTGTACAATAAATTCTCAAAGCAAATCAACCAACTCACAAGTGGCTGTGTTGGGCTTGGAATGCTCGATGAAATTCCTATTATGAATGTTGGTTCAATACTAATAAATCAACCATCAAAGCTAATCTGTTTTACAGATGGTTTGGTTGAATTTCTAAGCGAGAATAAGGTAGAGAATGGAACAAAAGCTATTGAAATAAATATTTCAAACACTTCTAGCCTTGATGATAATATAAAGTTTATTGTGGAGGCACAAGAACAGGATTCAGGGAATAACAATATTGTTCTTTTCGATGATATATCTATCCTTGGTTTTGAATTCCTCTAA
- a CDS encoding M48 family metalloprotease, with protein sequence MKTLFLAGLISLATLTKANNTSTVPSNKDTIAVKTEVFDPEIATQKYLDTLTPEEKKKSDTYFEGDYWLMLWNIILEIVITWVFLSLGLSQWIKGIAFRVKNVNLQNLIYILLYFLFAFLLIFPFNIYQGYIREHQYNLSNLLFCGWFADELIILILTLVFGSIILLAIYKAIRKVKQDWWIWASGIAFVFIVFGMFIGPIIITPLFNKYKPLEEGKLKNEILSLAKANGVPAENVYQFNASKQSKRISANVSGLGSTVRISLNDNLLKRCSISEIRSVMAHEMGHYVLNHIYKGIILLIIVLVIAFALINWCLNKLIYRWGKKWSISTIADIGSLPLLVLLFTLFFHFSKPIINNFSRTIEIEADYFSLNAAQEPDGFASIAMKLSEYRKISPGHLEEIIFFDHPSGRTRVHNAMIWKAEHLNKSLSVYPLKE encoded by the coding sequence ATGAAAACCCTATTTCTTGCTGGTTTAATAAGTCTTGCTACACTTACAAAGGCGAATAATACTTCAACAGTACCATCAAATAAAGATACCATAGCTGTTAAAACCGAAGTTTTTGATCCAGAAATAGCCACTCAAAAATATCTTGATACTCTTACTCCAGAGGAAAAGAAAAAATCAGATACATATTTTGAAGGTGATTACTGGCTAATGCTGTGGAATATTATCCTAGAAATTGTTATCACTTGGGTGTTTTTGTCGCTAGGATTATCACAATGGATAAAGGGAATAGCCTTTAGGGTAAAAAATGTTAACCTCCAAAACTTAATATACATCCTCCTATATTTTTTGTTTGCCTTCCTATTAATCTTTCCGTTTAATATTTATCAAGGGTATATTCGGGAACATCAGTATAATCTGTCGAATTTATTGTTTTGTGGATGGTTCGCCGATGAGTTAATAATTCTTATTTTGACTTTAGTTTTTGGAAGCATTATTTTACTTGCTATTTATAAGGCGATTAGAAAAGTGAAACAGGACTGGTGGATTTGGGCTAGCGGGATTGCTTTTGTTTTTATAGTATTTGGAATGTTTATAGGACCCATTATAATTACTCCACTTTTTAACAAATACAAACCACTCGAAGAGGGAAAATTAAAAAATGAGATTTTATCATTAGCAAAAGCAAATGGTGTCCCGGCAGAAAATGTTTACCAATTCAATGCCTCAAAGCAGAGTAAAAGGATTAGCGCAAATGTTAGCGGTTTGGGGAGTACGGTAAGGATTTCATTGAATGATAATTTATTAAAAAGATGCTCAATTTCCGAAATAAGATCCGTAATGGCTCACGAAATGGGTCATTATGTTCTAAACCACATTTACAAAGGAATTATTCTTTTGATAATTGTTCTTGTAATTGCCTTTGCTCTAATTAATTGGTGTTTAAATAAATTAATTTATAGGTGGGGCAAAAAATGGAGCATCAGCACTATTGCTGATATTGGAAGTTTGCCCCTACTCGTGTTATTATTCACTTTGTTTTTCCATTTTTCGAAACCTATAATTAACAACTTTTCACGAACAATTGAAATTGAGGCCGATTACTTTAGTTTGAACGCTGCGCAGGAACCCGATGGATTTGCTTCCATTGCAATGAAGTTGTCCGAATATAGAAAAATTAGCCCCGGACATTTGGAGGAAATTATTTTCTTTGATCACCCAAGCGGGAGAACAAGGGTACATAACGCAATGATTTGGAAGGCTGAACATCTCAATAAATCCCTTTCTGTATATCCTCTCAAAGAATAA
- a CDS encoding TolC family protein, giving the protein MQKKYSLIIVLFLFLSSVTLKAQETWSLEKCIKYAFDNNIQIKQQMLNVKVSEGKLFQSKMSALPNLNVSSSHAYSFGLATNYLTNQKEAQNTQATSFSINTSMTLFKGFQISNTKKQDKFDLLATISDVEKVKNNIALSIASAYLQILYSEDLVASADKQLELSKMQIERTSMLVKAGSLPEGNLLEIEAQAASDELQLVNAQNQLDIAYLTLTQFLDIKTTEGFKIQKPTLDATESKLVDLSPAGVFETSQQTMPQIISAGHRVTSAEFGVKIAKGGMSPHLSLNGNYNTGAQFYLTKVYKLNTTTGLLEVINEDPFMTQVKNNASKTISLGLSIPIFNGYQVHNNISNAKISLENARLNFDNEKNVLYKDIQQAYTDALAAQKKLKATQKSLVSLEEAFRYSEQKFNVGMVTSVDYTTAKTKLSKAETDLLQAKYELIFKSKILEFYKGVPLSL; this is encoded by the coding sequence ATGCAAAAAAAATATTCTTTGATTATCGTATTGTTTCTGTTCCTATCTTCTGTAACCTTAAAGGCACAAGAAACTTGGTCGTTAGAAAAGTGCATCAAATATGCCTTCGATAATAATATTCAGATTAAACAGCAAATGCTTAATGTTAAGGTGAGCGAAGGAAAACTGTTTCAATCAAAAATGAGCGCCCTACCTAATCTTAATGTATCTAGCAGTCATGCTTACAGTTTTGGACTTGCTACAAACTATTTAACTAACCAAAAAGAAGCACAAAATACACAGGCAACTAGTTTTTCGATTAATACTTCAATGACTCTCTTTAAGGGTTTTCAAATTTCTAACACAAAAAAACAGGATAAATTTGACTTATTAGCCACAATAAGTGATGTTGAAAAGGTAAAAAATAACATCGCATTATCCATTGCTTCGGCATACTTACAAATACTATACAGCGAGGATCTAGTCGCTTCTGCCGATAAACAACTTGAACTTTCTAAAATGCAGATAGAAAGAACAAGCATGCTTGTAAAAGCGGGTAGTTTACCAGAAGGTAATCTTTTAGAAATTGAAGCACAAGCCGCTAGTGATGAACTTCAACTTGTTAATGCTCAAAATCAACTTGATATAGCATATCTTACCTTAACTCAATTTCTTGATATAAAAACCACAGAGGGTTTTAAAATTCAAAAACCAACCCTTGATGCTACTGAGAGTAAACTAGTGGATCTCTCCCCTGCTGGAGTTTTTGAAACATCACAACAAACCATGCCTCAAATTATTAGCGCAGGGCATCGGGTCACAAGCGCTGAGTTTGGCGTAAAAATTGCAAAAGGAGGAATGAGCCCCCACCTTTCACTTAATGGAAATTATAATACTGGTGCTCAATTTTACTTAACAAAAGTTTATAAATTAAATACAACAACTGGTCTACTAGAAGTGATTAACGAGGATCCGTTTATGACCCAAGTAAAAAACAATGCAAGTAAAACCATTTCCTTAGGATTATCTATTCCCATTTTCAATGGGTATCAAGTTCACAATAATATCTCAAACGCTAAGATTTCACTTGAAAATGCTCGGTTAAATTTTGATAACGAAAAGAATGTTCTTTATAAAGACATTCAACAAGCCTATACCGATGCTCTTGCTGCCCAAAAAAAACTTAAAGCAACTCAAAAAAGTTTGGTATCCCTCGAAGAGGCTTTCAGATACTCGGAACAGAAATTCAACGTCGGAATGGTTACTTCAGTCGATTACACAACTGCCAAAACAAAACTATCAAAAGCTGAAACGGATCTATTACAAGCCAAGTACGAGTTGATTTTTAAATCTAAAATTCTTGAATTCTATAAAGGCGTTCCACTAAGTTTATAA
- a CDS encoding tyrosine--tRNA ligase — protein MNFVEELTWRGMIHDIMPGTEDLLKKEMTAAYIGFDPTADSLHVGSFAQIMLLKHFQLAGHKPIALVGGATGMIGDPSGKSQERNLLDEKTLQKNLDGIKAQLSKFLDFDSDAPNRAEMVNNYDWMKDYTFLEFIRDIGKHITVNYMMSKDSVKKRLGEESKTGMSFTEFTYQLVQGYDFLHLYQNNNCKLQMGGSDQWGNITTGTELIRRKTGGEAFALTIPLVTKSDGGKFGKTEQGNVWLDSRYTSPYRFYQFWLNVSDDDAAKYIKIFTLLTKQEVEALTLEHSQAPHLRILQKKLAELITTMVHSEADYQMAVEASGILFGNATADTLKKLDEETFLSVFEGVSTFDVSFDSFEKGTPFSMLAVESAAVFASKGELRRLIQGGGISINKEKVTDSEMLINTNHLINKKYLLVQKGKKNYSIIRAI, from the coding sequence ATGAATTTTGTTGAAGAATTAACATGGAGAGGCATGATCCATGATATTATGCCTGGTACCGAGGATCTGTTGAAGAAAGAGATGACCGCAGCATATATCGGTTTTGACCCAACTGCCGATTCATTACATGTGGGTAGTTTTGCCCAAATAATGCTACTGAAACACTTTCAACTTGCGGGACATAAACCTATCGCACTGGTTGGTGGCGCAACAGGAATGATTGGTGATCCGTCAGGGAAATCGCAGGAGCGAAATTTGCTCGATGAAAAGACCCTTCAGAAAAATCTGGATGGGATAAAAGCACAGCTATCAAAATTTCTCGATTTTGATTCAGATGCTCCGAATAGAGCGGAAATGGTAAATAACTACGATTGGATGAAAGATTATACCTTTCTTGAATTCATTCGCGATATTGGCAAGCACATCACCGTTAATTACATGATGTCGAAAGATTCTGTAAAGAAACGCTTAGGCGAAGAGTCAAAAACAGGCATGTCCTTTACAGAATTTACATATCAACTGGTACAAGGCTACGATTTTCTTCACCTATATCAGAATAATAACTGCAAACTTCAGATGGGCGGCTCTGATCAGTGGGGAAATATTACCACAGGAACTGAACTTATAAGACGAAAAACCGGTGGTGAAGCATTCGCTTTAACTATTCCACTTGTTACAAAATCGGATGGTGGCAAATTTGGTAAGACCGAACAGGGAAATGTTTGGCTCGATTCGAGATATACATCACCTTACCGTTTTTACCAATTTTGGCTTAACGTTTCGGACGATGATGCTGCAAAGTATATCAAGATATTTACCTTGCTTACAAAGCAGGAGGTTGAGGCATTGACTCTTGAGCATAGTCAAGCACCACATCTTAGAATATTGCAGAAAAAACTTGCCGAATTAATTACAACAATGGTACATTCCGAAGCGGATTATCAGATGGCGGTTGAAGCATCTGGAATTCTTTTTGGAAATGCAACAGCCGATACGTTAAAAAAACTTGATGAAGAAACTTTCCTCTCGGTATTTGAAGGAGTATCTACATTTGATGTTTCTTTTGATAGTTTTGAAAAAGGAACTCCATTCTCAATGTTAGCAGTGGAGAGCGCTGCGGTCTTTGCCTCTAAAGGAGAACTTCGCAGATTGATTCAGGGTGGTGGGATTAGCATTAATAAGGAAAAGGTAACCGATTCGGAGATGCTGATTAATACCAATCATCTGATAAATAAGAAATATCTTTTAGTTCAGAAAGGGAAGAAGAATTATAGCATTATTCGAGCGATCTAA
- a CDS encoding efflux RND transporter periplasmic adaptor subunit, giving the protein MKKKNTLKYLIGVVIILIVFVVIGKKAGWFGKPETIEVFVEKPLKRTITESITANGKIQPEIEVKISPEVSGEIIELPIKEGEQVEKGKILCRIKPDTYNSYKERAIAAVNTSKARQTQSEAQLAQQLLAFNRSKQLFNQKAISESDFETAKTNYEVALADVKSARFGVESSEASLKEADENLLKTTIYAPMSGTISKLNVELGERVLGTIQMAGTEILRIANLGRMETRVDVNENDIVRVKMNDTALIEVDAYLNRKFKGIVTQIANSASVQGASTDQVTSFEVRILLLEDSYKDLINSKNPSPFRPGMSTTVDIRTQTKYDILSVPIQAVTTRSDSLNNNAAIGLSESNQDQQNKVAVKPSELKEIVFIARKDSSKIVVVKTGIQDNQYIEIKEGLKGDEDVISAPFSAISRKLKDGKLVKKVAKDKLFKDESKK; this is encoded by the coding sequence ATGAAAAAGAAAAATACACTAAAATACTTAATTGGGGTTGTTATAATCCTTATTGTATTTGTAGTTATTGGTAAAAAAGCTGGGTGGTTTGGAAAACCCGAGACAATAGAAGTTTTTGTTGAAAAACCCTTAAAAAGAACAATAACAGAAAGTATTACCGCCAACGGTAAAATTCAACCTGAAATTGAGGTTAAAATTAGCCCTGAGGTATCCGGAGAAATTATTGAACTTCCTATAAAGGAAGGAGAACAGGTTGAAAAAGGTAAAATACTTTGTAGAATCAAACCCGACACATACAATTCATATAAAGAAAGAGCTATTGCGGCTGTAAATACATCCAAAGCACGACAGACCCAATCAGAAGCACAACTTGCGCAACAACTACTAGCATTTAATCGCAGCAAACAACTTTTTAATCAAAAAGCCATTTCTGAATCGGATTTTGAAACTGCCAAAACTAATTATGAAGTTGCGCTAGCAGATGTAAAGTCTGCCCGATTTGGGGTTGAAAGCTCTGAGGCTTCGCTTAAGGAAGCCGATGAAAATCTTCTGAAAACCACAATCTATGCTCCAATGAGTGGAACTATTTCCAAACTCAACGTTGAACTAGGAGAAAGAGTTCTAGGAACAATCCAAATGGCTGGTACTGAAATTCTTCGAATTGCAAATCTTGGTCGTATGGAAACACGAGTAGACGTTAATGAAAATGATATCGTTCGCGTAAAAATGAACGATACTGCTCTTATTGAGGTCGATGCGTATCTAAATCGTAAATTTAAAGGTATTGTAACCCAAATAGCCAATTCTGCAAGCGTGCAAGGAGCCTCAACGGATCAGGTAACTAGCTTTGAGGTAAGAATTTTACTGCTCGAAGATTCTTATAAAGATCTGATAAATAGCAAAAATCCAAGCCCATTTAGACCGGGTATGTCAACAACAGTTGATATTAGAACCCAAACAAAGTATGATATATTATCAGTCCCCATACAGGCGGTTACCACTCGTTCGGACTCTTTGAATAACAATGCCGCCATAGGACTTTCAGAATCAAACCAAGATCAGCAGAACAAAGTGGCTGTAAAACCAAGTGAATTAAAAGAGATCGTTTTCATTGCTAGGAAAGATTCTTCAAAAATAGTTGTAGTAAAAACGGGTATACAAGACAATCAATATATTGAAATTAAGGAAGGGTTAAAAGGTGATGAAGATGTAATCTCTGCCCCATTTAGCGCAATATCAAGAAAACTTAAAGATGGGAAGCTGGTTAAAAAGGTTGCAAAAGACAAATTATTTAAAGACGAAAGCAAGAAGTAA
- the efp gene encoding elongation factor P, translated as MATTADFKNGMCLEFNGKLYTIVQFQHVKPGKGGAFVRTKLKNLETGKVIENTFNAGVKINQVRIERRPYQFLYKDDLGYHFMHQETFEQFSLQQDLVDNSDLYKEGQYVEMMIHAEEERILSCELPPFVEMTVTYTEPGLRGDTASSTALKAATIETGAIIHVPLFINIGDKIRIDTRTRDYYERVK; from the coding sequence ATGGCAACTACTGCAGATTTTAAAAATGGGATGTGTCTTGAGTTTAACGGGAAACTTTACACAATCGTTCAATTTCAACACGTTAAACCAGGTAAGGGGGGTGCATTTGTTCGTACTAAACTTAAAAACCTCGAAACAGGAAAAGTAATTGAAAATACTTTTAACGCAGGAGTAAAAATTAATCAGGTTCGCATTGAACGCAGACCTTATCAATTTTTATATAAGGATGATTTGGGATATCATTTTATGCATCAGGAGACTTTTGAGCAATTTTCACTTCAACAAGATCTCGTTGACAATAGCGATCTGTACAAAGAAGGTCAATATGTTGAAATGATGATACATGCTGAAGAAGAGCGCATACTTTCTTGTGAACTTCCTCCGTTCGTTGAAATGACAGTTACCTATACAGAACCAGGCTTAAGAGGTGATACCGCCTCATCAACTGCTTTAAAAGCAGCAACTATTGAAACTGGAGCTATCATTCATGTGCCTCTTTTCATTAATATCGGGGATAAAATCAGAATCGATACACGAACCAGAGATTATTACGAACGAGTTAAATAA
- a CDS encoding sulfite exporter TauE/SafE family protein codes for MIIILKALLGVFASIFSFFYIKDLTKNRKTYSDKSWFGLSATGFITNFLDTLGIGSFAQQTVIFKFFKFVDDRLIPGTMNVGNLIPTVVQAFIFMTAVNVDPITIFSISAATAFGAILGAGVVSKMPRQKIQLGMGIGLMVVAFIILAGFLNIMPLGGTANGLIGWKLVLIISLSFVFGALQTIGIGFYAPCMAMVYTLGMHPLTAFPIMMTATAMLMLAGGFRFMKENAYDRKTSIALTIAGTVGVFLAAYVVKSLPLQVLKGVVCGVVMYTSIWMFKSAISKEH; via the coding sequence ATGATTATTATTCTTAAAGCCTTACTTGGAGTATTTGCAAGTATTTTCAGTTTCTTCTACATAAAAGATTTAACAAAAAATAGAAAAACTTATTCTGATAAATCATGGTTTGGACTGTCTGCAACTGGGTTCATCACAAATTTTTTAGATACCCTAGGAATTGGAAGTTTTGCCCAGCAAACTGTAATATTCAAATTTTTCAAATTTGTCGATGATCGGCTAATTCCAGGCACCATGAATGTTGGCAATTTAATTCCCACCGTTGTGCAAGCATTCATTTTTATGACCGCTGTTAATGTTGATCCCATTACTATTTTTTCCATATCAGCCGCTACAGCATTTGGCGCAATCTTAGGGGCAGGAGTAGTTTCAAAAATGCCACGCCAGAAAATACAACTCGGAATGGGTATTGGTTTAATGGTTGTTGCCTTCATCATTCTTGCAGGTTTTTTAAATATCATGCCATTGGGTGGCACTGCTAATGGGCTTATAGGATGGAAACTTGTACTTATTATTTCTTTAAGTTTTGTTTTTGGCGCATTACAGACAATTGGTATCGGTTTTTATGCTCCTTGCATGGCAATGGTATATACCCTTGGAATGCATCCATTAACTGCTTTCCCAATTATGATGACAGCAACAGCAATGCTAATGCTGGCAGGTGGTTTTAGGTTTATGAAAGAAAATGCTTATGATAGGAAAACATCAATTGCGCTTACTATTGCAGGCACGGTAGGCGTTTTCTTAGCTGCTTATGTGGTAAAATCCTTACCACTTCAAGTTCTCAAAGGGGTTGTATGTGGAGTTGTAATGTACACATCAATTTGGATGTTCAAATCTGCAATAAGTAAAGAACACTAA